The following proteins are co-located in the Telopea speciosissima isolate NSW1024214 ecotype Mountain lineage chromosome 9, Tspe_v1, whole genome shotgun sequence genome:
- the LOC122639444 gene encoding ABC transporter B family member 9-like, translating to MVTGERQAARIRALYLKTILRQDISFFDTETTTGEVIGRMSGDTILIQDAMGEKVGKFIQLMSTFVGGFAMAFTRGWRLTLVMLSCIPPLVVFGSLTAVFVSKMASRGQIAYAEAGNTVEQTVGAIRTVASFTGEKHAINKYNVALQRAYTFMVQQGLISGIGTGAVIVVMFSSYGLAIYYGAKLIINNGYNGGQIINVIIALMTGGMALGQASPSMDAFAAGGAAAYKMFKTIKRKPLIDIDDTSGLILEDIKGDVELKNVYFRYPARPEVQIFSDFSLRVASGSTAALVGHSGSGKSTVIGLVERFYDPEAGEVLIDGVNLKKLQLKWIREKIGIVGQEPVMFTTTIKGNIAYGKENATDDEIRTAIELANAAKFIDKLPLGVDTMVGEHGTQISGGQKQRIAIARAILKNPKILLLDEATSALDAESERIVQDALVRVMKNRTTIVVAHRLTTIRNADVIAVVHMGKIVEQGTHAELTKDPEGAYSQLIRLQEGAHQADEVPSGDPDEVEIVDDDLTLNKSSSQKSSGNKRSFSRGSSGGRQLSHTFGSYEIEVKDEEEMKPRNVSIKRLACLNKPEVPVMLLGAIAAAISGVVAPIFGLLLSSAIKTLYEPKDQLKKDSGIWAIRFVVLGCVSLVCSPVQRYLFGVAGGKLILRIRSMSFEKVVHQEISWFDDPSHSSGAIGARLSADAANVRGLVGDSLALAAQNIAAVIAGLTIAFSANWILTIVILVLLPIVGLQGYVQTKFLQGFSADAKVMYEEASQVANDAVGGIRTVASFCAEEKVMDLYKHKCDAPLKQGVRLGIVSGSSFGFSIFALYCTNALCFYVGAQLIQHGKATFVEVFKVFFTLIITATGISQSSALGPDTNKAKDSAASIFDILDSKPKIDSSNDVGITLPNVRGDIELQHVSFKYSMRPDVQIFKDLCLSIPSGMTVALVGESGSGKSTVISLLERFYDPDSGNITLDGLEIRKLKLSWLRQQMGLVSQEPILFNETIRNNIAYGKQGGASEDEIIEAAKASNAHNFISGLPHSYDTHVGERGVQMSGGQKQRIAIARAMLKDPKILLLDEATSALDAESERIVQDALDNVMVNRTTVVVAHRLSTIKGADIIAVVKNGVIVEKGRHEVLMKIKDGAYASLVALHMSST from the exons ATGGTCACAGGCGAGAGGCAAGCTGCACGAATTCGAGCTCTATACCTGAAAACCATTTTAAGACAAGACATTTCATTCTTTGACACAGAAACAACCACTGGAGAAGTCATTGGGAGAATGTCTGGGGATACGATTCTAATCCAAGATGCCATGGGTGAAAAG GTTGGGAAGTTCATACAACTCATGTCCACTTTTGTTGGTGGATTTGCAATGGCTTTTACAAGAGGATGGCGTCTTACATTGGTAATGCTCTCCTGCATTCCTCCACTTGTGGTTTTTGGCAGTCTCACAGCAGTATTCGTATCAAAAATGGCAAGCCGTGGACAAATTGCATATGCTGAGGCGGGAAATACTGTAGAACAAACAGTTGGAGCTATTAGAACA GTTGCATCCTTCACTGGAGAGAAGCATGCCATAAACAAATATAATGTAGCATTACAACGTGCATACACCTTCATGGTTCAGCAGGGTCTTATCTCTGGCATAGGAACTGGTGCTGTTATAGTTGTCATGTTCAGCAGCTATGGTTTAGCCATATACTATGGTGCAAAATTGATCATTAACAATGGCTACAATGGTGGACAAATCATCAATGTCATCATCGCACTCATGACTGGAGGAAT GGCTTTGGGACAGGCATCTCCAAGCATGGATGCCTTTGCAGCAGGGGGAGCTGCAGCATATAAAATGTTTAAGACCATCAAACGGAAGCCACTGATTGACATCGATGACACAAGTGGGCTAATACTGGAAGACATTAAGGGAGATGTGGAACTAAAAAATGTGTATTTCAGATACCCAGCAAGGCCTGAGGTACAAATATTTTCTGATTTCTCACTGCGTGTTGCGAGTGGATCCACGGCAGCTTTAGTTGGGCATAGTGGAAGTGGGAAGTCGACAGTGATCGGCTTGGTGGAAAGATTCTATGATCCCGAAGCTGGTGAAGTTCTTATAGATGGTGTCAACTTGAAGAAACTGCAGCTCAAATGGATAAGGGAGAAGATTGGAATTGTTGGACAGGAACCCGTCATGTTTACAACAACTATAAAAGGGAACATAGCTTATGGGAAGGAAAATGCAACAGATGATGAAATCAGGACAGCGATTGAGCTTGCTAATGCCGCAAAGTTCATTGACAAGCTGCCCTTG GGGGTTGACACCATGGTGGGTGAGCACGGAACACAAATCTCTGGTGGACAGAAACAGAGAATTGCAATTGCAAGGGCCATCttgaagaacccaaagatcCTACTTCTTGATGAGGCAACAAGTGCATTAGATGCTGAATCAGAACGAATAGTTCAGGATGCATTAGTAAGAGTCATGAAAAATCGAACAACTATTGTTGTTGCCCATCGTCTAACAACAATAAGGAATGCAGATGTCATAGCAGTGGTTCACATGGGAAAAATTGTGGAGCAAG GCACACATGCTGAGTTGACCAAGGATCCAGAAGGAGCCTATTCTCAGCTCATTCGTTTGCAAGAAGGGGCCCATCAAGCTGATGAAGTACCTAGTGGAGACCCAGATGAGGTAGAGATCGTTGATGATGATTTGACACTGAACAAATCCAGTAGCCAGAAATCATCTGGAAATAAGAGATCCTTCAGCAGAGGTTCTTCAGGCGGAAGGCAATTGTCACATACATTTGGCTCCTATGAAATTGAagtaaaagatgaagaagagatgaaaccTCGAAACGTTTCAATCAAACGGCTAGCTTGCCTTAACAAGCCAGAGGTGCCAGTTATGCTTCTAGGAGCTATTGCTGCAGCCATATCTGGTGTGGTCGCACCTATCTTTGGGCTATTGCTATCATCTGCCATCAAAACTCTCTATGAGCCTAAAGATCAACTCAAAAAAGATTCAGGCATTTGGGCAATTAGGTTTGTGGTGCTGGGCTGCGTTTCCTTGGTTTGTTCACCTGTGCAACGATACTTATTTGGAGTAGCTGGTGGCAAACTGATTCTAAGAATTCGATCCATGTCATTTGAAAAAGTGGTGCACCAAGAAATTAGTTGGTTTGATGACCCTTCACATTCAAG TGGTGCTATTGGGGCAAGACTATCTGCAGATGCCGCAAACGTGCGTGGTCTTGTGGGTGATAGCTTGGCATTAGCGGCTCAGAACATTGCAGCAGTAATAGCGGGGCTTACAATAGCATTCTCAGCTAATTGGATACTGACAATCGTTATTCTAGTTTTGTTACCTATTGTAGGTTTGCAGGGGTATGTTCAGACGAAGTTTCTGCAAGGATTCAGCGCAGATGCCAAG GTCATGTACGAAGAAGCAAGCCAAGTTGCAAATGATGCCGTAGGTGGCATCCGAACTGTTGCGTCCTTTTGTGCAGAAGAAAAAGTAATGGACCTTTACAAGCACAAATGCGACGCCCCATTGAAGCAAGGAGTCCGGCTAGGGATCGTAAGTGGTTCAAGCTTTGGTTTCTCCATATTTGCACTCTACTGCACCAATGCCCTTTGTTTCTATGTCGGAGCTCAACTGATTCAACATGGAAAAGCAACATTTGTAGAAGTTTTCAAG GTTTTCTTTACTTTGATAATTACTGCAACGGGAATTTCACAAAGCAGTGCATTGGGTCCAGATACCAACAAAGCTAAGGATTCTGCAGCTTCAATTTTTGACATACTTGATAGTAAACCCAAGATTGATTCAAGTAATGATGTAGGTATTACCCTACCTAATGTCAGAGGAGACATCGAGTTGCAACATGTTAGCTTCAAATACTCCATGCGCCCTGACGTGCAAATCTTCAAGGACTTATGTTTGAGCATCCCCTCTGGAATG ACTGTTGCTTTAGTTGGAGAAAGTGGTAGTGGAAAATCAACTGTTATAAGCCTATTAGAAAGGTTTTATGATCCAGATTCTGGGAATATAACATTGGATGGGTTGGAAATTCGCAAGCTCAAACTAAGTTGGCTAAGGCAACAGATGGGTTTGGTAAGCCAAGAGCCTATATTATTCAATGAAACAATCCGTAATAACATTGCTTATGGAAAACAAGGAGGTGCATCTGAAGATGAGATAATTGAAGCTGCAAAAGCATCCAATGCACACAACTTCATATCAGGCTTGCCACATAGCTATGACACACATGTGGGAGAAAGGGGAGTGCAAATGTCAGGTGGGCAGAAGCAACGGATAGCCATTGCAAGAGCAATGCTGAAGGACCCAAAAATCCTTCTACTTGATGAGGCAACAAGTGCATTAGATGCAGAATCAGAGCGTATAGTTCAAGATGCACTGGACAACGTTATGGTGAACAGGACGACTGTGGTAGTTGCTCATCGCCTCTCCACAATCAAAGGGGCTGATATCATCGCTGTGGTAAAGAATGGTGTCATTGTTGAGAAGGGAAGGCATGAGGTGCTAATGAAGATAAAGGATGGAGCCTATGCTTCTCTAGTAGCACTGCACATGAGTTCTACCTAA